One genomic window of Branchiostoma floridae strain S238N-H82 chromosome 4, Bfl_VNyyK, whole genome shotgun sequence includes the following:
- the LOC118414104 gene encoding GRIP and coiled-coil domain-containing protein 1-like isoform X3: protein MDRAARRELIETIEQQKDRIARLENRLRDVVTAYKGLAKEKEALEASIKVLTLRSEPLRTHHVEKVSSGTDDSSETASEASGDAQATNTGDSGAESFVDPLNATGQAGSTSVNQDEILHLKEQLATLTNALATVTDQKSQMEASFQADKKLIRQENENSKKLAEETQQRLEEQLAEAEEQLSQAKSRIRSQQQEREKEQTDHAMMLRELQKVLSDERASKEQLEQELFEMKLKLEEKKATPDLSVEYEQKMQDLSAEMEGLQARLQAAEDDAAKPAPLLLQLQEEMAEMRVHHRLQIQQEQTRANEAEARLRQLEAEREARVANLEAKLAELSVVVGNYDKIRQQDQEAMEKLKERIAQLDMENTALARVANNKVQSDDPDDSNQDVHALKEKILKLIGLMKIANERSDQPLPPEDLYTFMNPGGDDSDPGSPVSHDKCQQEYRQLKEEFERYKMRAQSVLKNKNAKDSSVGKEIETLRSQLQELREKHIALRQYCDEQELKDKQKVEDLEARIARIKNEHKKELDKAEEEYRQRAAKLETEMHKQRDRTIELLAEKEKELQSLQLRSHSPVTPYMFSNQSEGSAHSASPRDGRSEAGVDDDDDIRSEHSDTVSELLVRPHFTPLMTHSRLTRKPSPGEGTIVHYAEQLARNEVELSAVRKQKHHLEASIHQLQEEIATKEEKYQDQIQALKREVDRLERNRFRESANLEYLKNVVLRYMTTSDYAAKDQMFKAIATILQFTSQERTKVTKFNSSW from the exons GAGCCTCTCAGGACACACCATGTGGAGAAGGTGTCTTCTGGAACTGACGACTCCTCAGAGACAGCGTCGGAGGCGAGCGGGGATGCACAGGCGACCAACACGGGAGACAGCGGGGCAGAGTCGTTTGTCGACCCCCTCAATGCCACAGGACAG GCTGGATCCACGTCTGTGAACCAGGATGAGATTCTCCACCTGAAGGAACAGCTGGCCACCCTGACCAACGCCCTGGCAACCGTTACCGACCAGAAGTCTCAGATGGAGGCCAGCTTCCAGGCTGACAAGAAACTCATCAGG caagaaaatgaaaacagcAAGAAGCTGGCAGAAGAGACACAGCAGAGGCTGGAGGAACAGCTGGCAGAGGCTGAGGAACAGCTCAGTCAG GCTAAGTCCCGTATCCGCAGCCAGCAgcaggagagagagaaggagcaGACTGACCACGCCATGATGCTGAGGGAGCTGCAGAAGGTGCTGTCTGATGAACGGGCTTCCAAGGAACAGCTGGAACAGGAG CTTTTTGAGATGAAGCTTAAATTGGAAGAAAAGAAGGCCACACCTGACCT TTCTGTAGAGTATGAGCAGAAGATGCAGGACCTGTCTGCAGAGATGGAGGGTCTGCAGGCACGGCTGCAGGCTGCTGAGGACGACGCAGCCAAGCCTGCACCACTGCtgctgcagctgcaggaggagaTGGCTGAGATGCGG GTCCACCACAGACTACAGATCCAGCAGGAGCAGACCAGAGCTAACGAGGCTGAGGCCAGACTGAGGCAGCTGGAGGCCGAGCGGGAGGCCAGGGTCGCTAACCTGGAGGCCAAGCTGGCCGAGCTGTCTGTCGTGGTCGGGAACTACGACAAGATCAGACAACAGGACCAGGAAGCTATGGA AAAACTGAAGGAAAGGATTGCACAGCTAGACATGGAGAACACTGCCCTGGCCAGAGTAGCGAACAACAAAGTCCAGAGTGACGACCCAGACGACTCCAATCAAGATGTTCATGCTCTCAAGGAGAAGATCCTGAAGCTGATTGGTCTGATGAAGATTGCCAACGAGAGATCTGACCAACCACTGCCTCCAGAAG ACTTGTACACATTCATGAACCCAGGTGGGGACGACTCTGACCCAGGATCCCCTGTGTCTCATGACAAGTGTCAGCAGGAGTACAGGCAGCTCAAGGAGGAGTTTGAGAGATACAAGATGAGGGCACAGTCTGTTCTCAAGAACAAAAATGCAAAG GACAGCTCTGTCGGGAAGGAGATAGAGACTCTGCGCAGTCAGCTGCAGGAGTTGCGGGAGAAGCACATCGCTCTCAGGCAGTACTGTGATGAGCAGGAACTCAAGGATAAACAGAAG GTAGAAGACTTGGAGGCCAGGATAGCTAGAATAAAGAATGAACATAAAAAGGAGCTTGATAAAGCAGAGGAGGAATATAGG CAAAGGGCAGCAAAGTTGGAGACAGAAATGCACAAGCAGCGGGACCGAACCATTGAGCTCCTggctgagaaagagaaagagcTCCAGTCCCTCCAGCTGAGGTCCCACAGCCCTGTCACACCTTACATGTTCAGTAACCAAAG TGAAGGCAGTGCCCACAGTGCCTCCCCTCGAGACGGCAGGTCAGAAGCAGGGgttgatgacgatgatgacatCAGGTCCGAACACTCCGACACTGTGTCTGAACTACTGGTCAGGCCGCACTTCACGCCACTCATG ACACACTCACGGTTAACAAGAAAG CCCAGTCCAGGGGAGGGGACGATTGTGCACTACGCGGAGCAGCTGGCCCGTAACGAGGTGGAGCTGTCCGCCGTGCGGAAACAGAAGCACCACCTGGAGGCCAGCATCCACCAGCTGCAGGAGGAGATAGCCACCAA GGAGGAGAAATACCAAGACCAGATACAAGCCCTTAAGAGAGAGGTGGACAGACTAGAAAGGAACAG GTTTCGAGAGAGTGCCAACCTGGAGTACCTGAAGAACGTTGTTCTACGTTACATGACGACCAGCGACTATGCTGCCAAGGACCAGATGTTTAAAGCCATTGCCACCATCCTGCAGTTCACATCTCAGGAG AGGACCAAAGTGACGAAATTCAACTCCAGTTGGTG A
- the LOC118414104 gene encoding GRIP and coiled-coil domain-containing protein 1-like isoform X4 — protein sequence MDRAARRELIETIEQQKDRIARLENRLRDVVTAYKGLAKEKEALEASIKVLTLRSEPLRTHHVEKVSSGTDDSSETASEASGDAQATNTGDSGAESFVDPLNATGQAGSTSVNQDEILHLKEQLATLTNALATVTDQKSQMEASFQADKKLIRQENENSKKLAEETQQRLEEQLAEAEEQLSQAKSRIRSQQQEREKEQTDHAMMLRELQKVLSDERASKEQLEQELFEMKLKLEEKKATPDLSVEYEQKMQDLSAEMEGLQARLQAAEDDAAKPAPLLLQLQEEMAEMRVHHRLQIQQEQTRANEAEARLRQLEAEREARVANLEAKLAELSVVVGNYDKIRQQDQEAMEKLKERIAQLDMENTALARVANNKVQSDDPDDSNQDVHALKEKILKLIGLMKIANERSDQPLPPEDLYTFMNPGGDDSDPGSPVSHDKCQQEYRQLKEEFERYKMRAQSVLKNKNAKDSSVGKEIETLRSQLQELREKHIALRQYCDEQELKDKQKVEDLEARIARIKNEHKKELDKAEEEYRQRAAKLETEMHKQRDRTIELLAEKEKELQSLQLRSHSPVTPYMFSNQSEGSAHSASPRDGRSEAGVDDDDDIRSEHSDTVSELLVRPHFTPLMPSPGEGTIVHYAEQLARNEVELSAVRKQKHHLEASIHQLQEEIATKEEKYQDQIQALKREVDRLERNRFRESANLEYLKNVVLRYMTTSDYAAKDQMFKAIATILQFTSQERTKVTKFNSSWWYGSPRK from the exons GAGCCTCTCAGGACACACCATGTGGAGAAGGTGTCTTCTGGAACTGACGACTCCTCAGAGACAGCGTCGGAGGCGAGCGGGGATGCACAGGCGACCAACACGGGAGACAGCGGGGCAGAGTCGTTTGTCGACCCCCTCAATGCCACAGGACAG GCTGGATCCACGTCTGTGAACCAGGATGAGATTCTCCACCTGAAGGAACAGCTGGCCACCCTGACCAACGCCCTGGCAACCGTTACCGACCAGAAGTCTCAGATGGAGGCCAGCTTCCAGGCTGACAAGAAACTCATCAGG caagaaaatgaaaacagcAAGAAGCTGGCAGAAGAGACACAGCAGAGGCTGGAGGAACAGCTGGCAGAGGCTGAGGAACAGCTCAGTCAG GCTAAGTCCCGTATCCGCAGCCAGCAgcaggagagagagaaggagcaGACTGACCACGCCATGATGCTGAGGGAGCTGCAGAAGGTGCTGTCTGATGAACGGGCTTCCAAGGAACAGCTGGAACAGGAG CTTTTTGAGATGAAGCTTAAATTGGAAGAAAAGAAGGCCACACCTGACCT TTCTGTAGAGTATGAGCAGAAGATGCAGGACCTGTCTGCAGAGATGGAGGGTCTGCAGGCACGGCTGCAGGCTGCTGAGGACGACGCAGCCAAGCCTGCACCACTGCtgctgcagctgcaggaggagaTGGCTGAGATGCGG GTCCACCACAGACTACAGATCCAGCAGGAGCAGACCAGAGCTAACGAGGCTGAGGCCAGACTGAGGCAGCTGGAGGCCGAGCGGGAGGCCAGGGTCGCTAACCTGGAGGCCAAGCTGGCCGAGCTGTCTGTCGTGGTCGGGAACTACGACAAGATCAGACAACAGGACCAGGAAGCTATGGA AAAACTGAAGGAAAGGATTGCACAGCTAGACATGGAGAACACTGCCCTGGCCAGAGTAGCGAACAACAAAGTCCAGAGTGACGACCCAGACGACTCCAATCAAGATGTTCATGCTCTCAAGGAGAAGATCCTGAAGCTGATTGGTCTGATGAAGATTGCCAACGAGAGATCTGACCAACCACTGCCTCCAGAAG ACTTGTACACATTCATGAACCCAGGTGGGGACGACTCTGACCCAGGATCCCCTGTGTCTCATGACAAGTGTCAGCAGGAGTACAGGCAGCTCAAGGAGGAGTTTGAGAGATACAAGATGAGGGCACAGTCTGTTCTCAAGAACAAAAATGCAAAG GACAGCTCTGTCGGGAAGGAGATAGAGACTCTGCGCAGTCAGCTGCAGGAGTTGCGGGAGAAGCACATCGCTCTCAGGCAGTACTGTGATGAGCAGGAACTCAAGGATAAACAGAAG GTAGAAGACTTGGAGGCCAGGATAGCTAGAATAAAGAATGAACATAAAAAGGAGCTTGATAAAGCAGAGGAGGAATATAGG CAAAGGGCAGCAAAGTTGGAGACAGAAATGCACAAGCAGCGGGACCGAACCATTGAGCTCCTggctgagaaagagaaagagcTCCAGTCCCTCCAGCTGAGGTCCCACAGCCCTGTCACACCTTACATGTTCAGTAACCAAAG TGAAGGCAGTGCCCACAGTGCCTCCCCTCGAGACGGCAGGTCAGAAGCAGGGgttgatgacgatgatgacatCAGGTCCGAACACTCCGACACTGTGTCTGAACTACTGGTCAGGCCGCACTTCACGCCACTCATG CCCAGTCCAGGGGAGGGGACGATTGTGCACTACGCGGAGCAGCTGGCCCGTAACGAGGTGGAGCTGTCCGCCGTGCGGAAACAGAAGCACCACCTGGAGGCCAGCATCCACCAGCTGCAGGAGGAGATAGCCACCAA GGAGGAGAAATACCAAGACCAGATACAAGCCCTTAAGAGAGAGGTGGACAGACTAGAAAGGAACAG GTTTCGAGAGAGTGCCAACCTGGAGTACCTGAAGAACGTTGTTCTACGTTACATGACGACCAGCGACTATGCTGCCAAGGACCAGATGTTTAAAGCCATTGCCACCATCCTGCAGTTCACATCTCAGGAG AGGACCAAAGTGACGAAATTCAACTCCAGTTGGTGGTACGGATCTCCACGAAAATAG
- the LOC118414104 gene encoding GRIP and coiled-coil domain-containing protein 1-like isoform X2 — translation MDRAARRELIETIEQQKDRIARLENRLRDVVTAYKGLAKEKEALEASIKVLTLRSEPLRTHHVEKVSSGTDDSSETASEASGDAQATNTGDSGAESFVDPLNATGQAGSTSVNQDEILHLKEQLATLTNALATVTDQKSQMEASFQADKKLIRQENENSKKLAEETQQRLEEQLAEAEEQLSQAKSRIRSQQQEREKEQTDHAMMLRELQKVLSDERASKEQLEQELFEMKLKLEEKKATPDLSVEYEQKMQDLSAEMEGLQARLQAAEDDAAKPAPLLLQLQEEMAEMRVHHRLQIQQEQTRANEAEARLRQLEAEREARVANLEAKLAELSVVVGNYDKIRQQDQEAMEKLKERIAQLDMENTALARVANNKVQSDDPDDSNQDVHALKEKILKLIGLMKIANERSDQPLPPEDLYTFMNPGGDDSDPGSPVSHDKCQQEYRQLKEEFERYKMRAQSVLKNKNAKDSSVGKEIETLRSQLQELREKHIALRQYCDEQELKDKQKVEDLEARIARIKNEHKKELDKAEEEYRQRAAKLETEMHKQRDRTIELLAEKEKELQSLQLRSHSPVTPYMFSNQSEGSAHSASPRDGRSEAGVDDDDDIRSEHSDTVSELLVRPHFTPLMTHSRLTRKPSPGEGTIVHYAEQLARNEVELSAVRKQKHHLEASIHQLQEEIATKEEKYQDQIQALKREVDRLERNRFRESANLEYLKNVVLRYMTTSDYAAKDQMFKAIATILQFTSQERTKVTKFNSSWWYGSPRK, via the exons GAGCCTCTCAGGACACACCATGTGGAGAAGGTGTCTTCTGGAACTGACGACTCCTCAGAGACAGCGTCGGAGGCGAGCGGGGATGCACAGGCGACCAACACGGGAGACAGCGGGGCAGAGTCGTTTGTCGACCCCCTCAATGCCACAGGACAG GCTGGATCCACGTCTGTGAACCAGGATGAGATTCTCCACCTGAAGGAACAGCTGGCCACCCTGACCAACGCCCTGGCAACCGTTACCGACCAGAAGTCTCAGATGGAGGCCAGCTTCCAGGCTGACAAGAAACTCATCAGG caagaaaatgaaaacagcAAGAAGCTGGCAGAAGAGACACAGCAGAGGCTGGAGGAACAGCTGGCAGAGGCTGAGGAACAGCTCAGTCAG GCTAAGTCCCGTATCCGCAGCCAGCAgcaggagagagagaaggagcaGACTGACCACGCCATGATGCTGAGGGAGCTGCAGAAGGTGCTGTCTGATGAACGGGCTTCCAAGGAACAGCTGGAACAGGAG CTTTTTGAGATGAAGCTTAAATTGGAAGAAAAGAAGGCCACACCTGACCT TTCTGTAGAGTATGAGCAGAAGATGCAGGACCTGTCTGCAGAGATGGAGGGTCTGCAGGCACGGCTGCAGGCTGCTGAGGACGACGCAGCCAAGCCTGCACCACTGCtgctgcagctgcaggaggagaTGGCTGAGATGCGG GTCCACCACAGACTACAGATCCAGCAGGAGCAGACCAGAGCTAACGAGGCTGAGGCCAGACTGAGGCAGCTGGAGGCCGAGCGGGAGGCCAGGGTCGCTAACCTGGAGGCCAAGCTGGCCGAGCTGTCTGTCGTGGTCGGGAACTACGACAAGATCAGACAACAGGACCAGGAAGCTATGGA AAAACTGAAGGAAAGGATTGCACAGCTAGACATGGAGAACACTGCCCTGGCCAGAGTAGCGAACAACAAAGTCCAGAGTGACGACCCAGACGACTCCAATCAAGATGTTCATGCTCTCAAGGAGAAGATCCTGAAGCTGATTGGTCTGATGAAGATTGCCAACGAGAGATCTGACCAACCACTGCCTCCAGAAG ACTTGTACACATTCATGAACCCAGGTGGGGACGACTCTGACCCAGGATCCCCTGTGTCTCATGACAAGTGTCAGCAGGAGTACAGGCAGCTCAAGGAGGAGTTTGAGAGATACAAGATGAGGGCACAGTCTGTTCTCAAGAACAAAAATGCAAAG GACAGCTCTGTCGGGAAGGAGATAGAGACTCTGCGCAGTCAGCTGCAGGAGTTGCGGGAGAAGCACATCGCTCTCAGGCAGTACTGTGATGAGCAGGAACTCAAGGATAAACAGAAG GTAGAAGACTTGGAGGCCAGGATAGCTAGAATAAAGAATGAACATAAAAAGGAGCTTGATAAAGCAGAGGAGGAATATAGG CAAAGGGCAGCAAAGTTGGAGACAGAAATGCACAAGCAGCGGGACCGAACCATTGAGCTCCTggctgagaaagagaaagagcTCCAGTCCCTCCAGCTGAGGTCCCACAGCCCTGTCACACCTTACAT GTTCAGTAACCAAAG TGAAGGCAGTGCCCACAGTGCCTCCCCTCGAGACGGCAGGTCAGAAGCAGGGgttgatgacgatgatgacatCAGGTCCGAACACTCCGACACTGTGTCTGAACTACTGGTCAGGCCGCACTTCACGCCACTCATG ACACACTCACGGTTAACAAGAAAG CCCAGTCCAGGGGAGGGGACGATTGTGCACTACGCGGAGCAGCTGGCCCGTAACGAGGTGGAGCTGTCCGCCGTGCGGAAACAGAAGCACCACCTGGAGGCCAGCATCCACCAGCTGCAGGAGGAGATAGCCACCAA GGAGGAGAAATACCAAGACCAGATACAAGCCCTTAAGAGAGAGGTGGACAGACTAGAAAGGAACAG GTTTCGAGAGAGTGCCAACCTGGAGTACCTGAAGAACGTTGTTCTACGTTACATGACGACCAGCGACTATGCTGCCAAGGACCAGATGTTTAAAGCCATTGCCACCATCCTGCAGTTCACATCTCAGGAG AGGACCAAAGTGACGAAATTCAACTCCAGTTGGTGGTACGGATCTCCACGAAAATAG
- the LOC118414104 gene encoding GRIP and coiled-coil domain-containing protein 1-like isoform X1 has translation MDRAARRELIETIEQQKDRIARLENRLRDVVTAYKGLAKEKEALEASIKVLTLRSEPLRTHHVEKVSSGTDDSSETASEASGDAQATNTGDSGAESFVDPLNATGQAGSTSVNQDEILHLKEQLATLTNALATVTDQKSQMEASFQADKKLIRQENENSKKLAEETQQRLEEQLAEAEEQLSQAKSRIRSQQQEREKEQTDHAMMLRELQKVLSDERASKEQLEQELFEMKLKLEEKKATPDLSVEYEQKMQDLSAEMEGLQARLQAAEDDAAKPAPLLLQLQEEMAEMRVHHRLQIQQEQTRANEAEARLRQLEAEREARVANLEAKLAELSVVVGNYDKIRQQDQEAMEKLKERIAQLDMENTALARVANNKVQSDDPDDSNQDVHALKEKILKLIGLMKIANERSDQPLPPEDLYTFMNPGGDDSDPGSPVSHDKCQQEYRQLKEEFERYKMRAQSVLKNKNAKDSSVGKEIETLRSQLQELREKHIALRQYCDEQELKDKQKVEDLEARIARIKNEHKKELDKAEEEYRQRAAKLETEMHKQRDRTIELLAEKEKELQSLQLRSHSPVTPYMFSNQSEGSAHSASPRDGRSEAGVDDDDDIRSEHSDTVSELLVRPHFTPLMTHSRLTRKPSPGEGTIVHYAEQLARNEVELSAVRKQKHHLEASIHQLQEEIATKEEKYQDQIQALKREVDRLERNRFRESANLEYLKNVVLRYMTTSDYAAKDQMFKAIATILQFTSQERTKVTKFNSSWWYGSPRK, from the exons GAGCCTCTCAGGACACACCATGTGGAGAAGGTGTCTTCTGGAACTGACGACTCCTCAGAGACAGCGTCGGAGGCGAGCGGGGATGCACAGGCGACCAACACGGGAGACAGCGGGGCAGAGTCGTTTGTCGACCCCCTCAATGCCACAGGACAG GCTGGATCCACGTCTGTGAACCAGGATGAGATTCTCCACCTGAAGGAACAGCTGGCCACCCTGACCAACGCCCTGGCAACCGTTACCGACCAGAAGTCTCAGATGGAGGCCAGCTTCCAGGCTGACAAGAAACTCATCAGG caagaaaatgaaaacagcAAGAAGCTGGCAGAAGAGACACAGCAGAGGCTGGAGGAACAGCTGGCAGAGGCTGAGGAACAGCTCAGTCAG GCTAAGTCCCGTATCCGCAGCCAGCAgcaggagagagagaaggagcaGACTGACCACGCCATGATGCTGAGGGAGCTGCAGAAGGTGCTGTCTGATGAACGGGCTTCCAAGGAACAGCTGGAACAGGAG CTTTTTGAGATGAAGCTTAAATTGGAAGAAAAGAAGGCCACACCTGACCT TTCTGTAGAGTATGAGCAGAAGATGCAGGACCTGTCTGCAGAGATGGAGGGTCTGCAGGCACGGCTGCAGGCTGCTGAGGACGACGCAGCCAAGCCTGCACCACTGCtgctgcagctgcaggaggagaTGGCTGAGATGCGG GTCCACCACAGACTACAGATCCAGCAGGAGCAGACCAGAGCTAACGAGGCTGAGGCCAGACTGAGGCAGCTGGAGGCCGAGCGGGAGGCCAGGGTCGCTAACCTGGAGGCCAAGCTGGCCGAGCTGTCTGTCGTGGTCGGGAACTACGACAAGATCAGACAACAGGACCAGGAAGCTATGGA AAAACTGAAGGAAAGGATTGCACAGCTAGACATGGAGAACACTGCCCTGGCCAGAGTAGCGAACAACAAAGTCCAGAGTGACGACCCAGACGACTCCAATCAAGATGTTCATGCTCTCAAGGAGAAGATCCTGAAGCTGATTGGTCTGATGAAGATTGCCAACGAGAGATCTGACCAACCACTGCCTCCAGAAG ACTTGTACACATTCATGAACCCAGGTGGGGACGACTCTGACCCAGGATCCCCTGTGTCTCATGACAAGTGTCAGCAGGAGTACAGGCAGCTCAAGGAGGAGTTTGAGAGATACAAGATGAGGGCACAGTCTGTTCTCAAGAACAAAAATGCAAAG GACAGCTCTGTCGGGAAGGAGATAGAGACTCTGCGCAGTCAGCTGCAGGAGTTGCGGGAGAAGCACATCGCTCTCAGGCAGTACTGTGATGAGCAGGAACTCAAGGATAAACAGAAG GTAGAAGACTTGGAGGCCAGGATAGCTAGAATAAAGAATGAACATAAAAAGGAGCTTGATAAAGCAGAGGAGGAATATAGG CAAAGGGCAGCAAAGTTGGAGACAGAAATGCACAAGCAGCGGGACCGAACCATTGAGCTCCTggctgagaaagagaaagagcTCCAGTCCCTCCAGCTGAGGTCCCACAGCCCTGTCACACCTTACATGTTCAGTAACCAAAG TGAAGGCAGTGCCCACAGTGCCTCCCCTCGAGACGGCAGGTCAGAAGCAGGGgttgatgacgatgatgacatCAGGTCCGAACACTCCGACACTGTGTCTGAACTACTGGTCAGGCCGCACTTCACGCCACTCATG ACACACTCACGGTTAACAAGAAAG CCCAGTCCAGGGGAGGGGACGATTGTGCACTACGCGGAGCAGCTGGCCCGTAACGAGGTGGAGCTGTCCGCCGTGCGGAAACAGAAGCACCACCTGGAGGCCAGCATCCACCAGCTGCAGGAGGAGATAGCCACCAA GGAGGAGAAATACCAAGACCAGATACAAGCCCTTAAGAGAGAGGTGGACAGACTAGAAAGGAACAG GTTTCGAGAGAGTGCCAACCTGGAGTACCTGAAGAACGTTGTTCTACGTTACATGACGACCAGCGACTATGCTGCCAAGGACCAGATGTTTAAAGCCATTGCCACCATCCTGCAGTTCACATCTCAGGAG AGGACCAAAGTGACGAAATTCAACTCCAGTTGGTGGTACGGATCTCCACGAAAATAG